AACACTAACACTTACTGGATATATTCAATGGCTTTTCCGGTTCAAAAAAAGAGAAGATATTCAAGAATGACTTATATTTTCTCAAATCACTATTGGTACCGACATCTACGTGTCAGTGTTGTTATTGTGTCTATATCCTTATATGTTTCTGCTTCATAGCttgtaacaattttcaactTTTTAACGTCGGTCTTTTTGTCTTTTGGCTCTCTATCTTTCACGCTCTTGTTAACTCTGAGTCGACGTTGTCTTAATGTacattatacatttatacttctttttatgttttttgtttgtttgtgtgtgtgtgtgtgtatggaATGTGGATTCACAGATATTGTAAGCAAGTTCTCAAGTGGTACGCACTGCACAGATAGTTTTTCGCAGTAGAAACAAGTTAATACTTGTCTGTTGCTCTGGGAAAACAGAGaacattatatttatattcctaatAATGAAGACTTTCCTTAGAGCATATGGTTAGAATAgcttaattaaatatattcggttgtttttatatttttgttttaaatattataCATTGGTACTCAATGCTGTATCCACAATTTTGACATGCATGAGCTTATGGAGCATTCACTGCTAACCAGAATCGTATGAGTaggcaaaaaaattcaaatacttAAACAGTCAAGAAACTGCCATGTACATAAATAGGGCACGAAGTGAGAGCTAGCAGATCAGAAAGATTTTTATGGAATGTCATACTCTTGCCCGAGCTTTCCGATCAACCAATCCCCTCTTATTTTAGTTTAGGGACATCTCTTTGTTAGGATTCACAATGGTTAGGAATTAGGATAGTAGTATAATGATGAGAAGAACGAGAGACTAGGGGACTGACCgaaaaaacaaaagagagaGTGAGGAATGGCTATGACGAGCAACCATGAGTGAAGTATGAGAGGATGAATGTCATGGAAataaacatgtttttaaattgactTCATGTGTAACAGGTCTATAAAGTGCTTTTTAAATCAGTTATTATAAAATCAACTGATTTAAGAatttttaaataggtttttcTTACCATTAAAAGAGTTGACCTATTTGAAAAAATGTCACAACATTCTTTTTAAATCGGTTCTCTAATCATTAATTTTAAAACCTATCATAAAATGTGTATTTGGAATTGGAAGTGTATAAACTTTGCAACCACAATAAAGTCAACATGCTTCATTCGTTGAATAAAATGAACCTATTGATGTGTTTTTTAGAATATTCTACACATGAAACTATTGAGATCAATCTTAAGAGGCATTGAATCCCTCCCAATCAACaatctaaatttaatttttatcatagTATATAATCAAAGTGgtaaattaagctataagctaaaattaaagtgtttttaCAAATTTTCACTTTCTAAACTATTGCCAaattaactaaagaaaatttctactttaattttttaacatcTGCCCCCTAAGCAAGAcccaaaaaaacaattattttaaatttttttttaccactaaTATTCGGTCTACTGAACTGCCTAATTTAGTTCGAGAGCCAATTCTGACATCAGGTGGTTTCGGTCCATTTCGATCAcaattgcggggatcgaaccatgattatcctaccaagttcagcgtcaatcactcGCCACTGAGCCAACTacctattaataataataaaaaaattagtgttTATTTTCACAGCAAGATCCAATCATCTTCCAAACCGACTCTATAAAAACAAAACCTACGCCCAATCCCTCACTCTCCTCATTTCTCCAATCAAATCATCGATCCCGAAAATCCCAAATGGATCGACCCGTTTTCACAATCTCACCCACCGAAGCCAAATCCATGGCCGAATCTTCATCCCTCACTCTCCCCCAACTCCTCCCATCACTAGTCACCTCAGCCCAATCCCTCGCCCGCCCACCCATCTCCAATTTCCGTGTCGCAGCAGTCGGACTTTCCCAATCGGGTCGGATCCTAATCGGAGTCAACATCGAATTCCCAGGTCTTCCTCTTCATCACTCCATCCACGCCGAACAGTTTCTCCTCACAAATCTCTTCCTCAACAATGAAACCAATCTCCACTCATTCGCCGTCTCCGCCGCACCTTGCGGCCATTGCAGACAATTCCTCCAAGAACTTCGCGGAGCATCCGATATTCAAATCATCGTAACATCCGAATCCGACCCGAAATTCACTTCACTGTCACAGTTTCTTCCTTATAGATTCGGACCACACGATCTTCTCCCTGAAAATGCTCCTCTGTTATTGGAACCACGTAACAATGGTttaaagcttaaaaaaaaactagcgAATGGTGTTTGCAACGGTAACACGGTTAATGAGAAGTTAAAGATTGCAGCTTTGGAAGCTTTGAATAAATCTCATGCTCCTTATAGCGATTCACCATCTGGGGTGGCGATTTTGGATTGTAATGGGAAAATTTATAAAGGTTGTTATGTTGAATCGGCGGCGTTTAATCCTAGTTTGGGTCCTCTTCAAGTTGCGGTGGTGGCGTTTATTGCTGGTGGTGGAGGTGAGTATGATGAGATTGTTGGTGCTGTGTTGGTGGAGAAAGATGGTGCTGTGGTGAAACAAGAAGGAACTGTCAAGTTGTTGTTGGAAGCTATTTCTCCAAAGTGTGAATTGCAAACTTTTCTCTGTTCCTATGATCAGTTGAATTGAATAATTGGTTGTAATTTGGTGGAAGGTGTAATCAAATGGATGAGAAATCGATTGTGTATAAATTAATcattaatcataatcataatcatgaTCATGGTGATAGTACCTTGTTATAATCATCAAATAGtttaatcatttatattttgtctatacatgcaagtaattttttttttttaattaatttgagtGGGTTAATTTAggttcttcaaaaaaaaaattaatttttttttttttaaagttttagcATCGGTTGAATTCAATGAATTGGTTTGTCATGTGAGGTTGGgtagaggagtgctagcaacacgctctttaacaaacacactccaacacattctcttctattggttgaaattcacatgggtcccataaaatttatatgggtccacatttttttatgggacccatgtgaatttcaaccaataaaagagagtgtgttggagtgtgtttgttaaagagtgtgttgctatcATTATTCATGAAATTCGGTTGGGTAACATGGGATTGGATTGGCTTCagatttttaactttttcaatGTTGTCCAACTGATTAAACTAAAGAAATTACTACCACATGATTGAGGGAATAAGATTCCTAATATTGGAGTTGGACACTGTAGCATATGTGCGTAAATCAATAGTTGAGATTTATTATAGTGTgaaatctactatataagaaaagaaagtacctatgaaattcctaattcgcccctttttcattttttgacacataatcaattcagggttattttgtgtctttattaaaaaacgttagtagaaaaatgctaaaaaatttcttagtaggaatcgaacccttaaccttttacttacaattcttattagatttaccactaagccatatgaattaatttgttatatttttggaactaacatataatcaacacgagttaagttaaaagaagaaagggaaagtgtttatttattttttcttttttataataagagagtaaaattcatgtacaaataaaaggagagattcaatgaaattctttatttcaacgtcataagtgcattataccaaataagacaacaaatgtatggtttttttttttacaatatagaggtacatggtgttgtttccatttatttatgatattttatttgagttcaaccctttctttagtgtaattttatcatttattgtttatgtttcgttattttagattcactcaacttgatttatggacttcaatccaatatttaattaagttaattttcaatttgtagttaaactcaataaatttaattaatttaatacaagaatatggtgggagaaaaactgaaaaacttccgtaaaaaaatctactatataagaaaagaaagtacctatgaaattcctaattctcccctttttcattttttgacacataatcaattcagggttattttgtgtctttattaaaaaacgttagtagaaaaatgctaaaaaatttcttagtaggaatcgaacccttaaccttttacttacaattcttattagatttaccactaagccatatgaattaattggcgcaaacctccttggaagctgcttcACAGGTTTCTTGTCTGGTCGAAGAGGTAGCCTATGTTCTACCAAAATGGtgagacaaaaataataaaaattgtcagttacctcaagaggattattctctacagttgcgcgtgaatgatacatttagtttaaaaaaaaaacagtaaaaattaaatacaaagttgaaaatagttgaaaaataaatgacattttttagaagtttttttttttaaagattttttgtttttgatataaggactaatattttttttaacaaaccaaaatgagatatattaacatagaaaacctacccaacacaagacgtaccgaggtagactacaaaagtttacaaagagtcagagaaacaaaaccataaacaaatcacacaagaaagatataataagaaagatatgactttcattcttatgagatttttctatgcggaagaaaattattggagaaataaaaggactaaaatattatgttgcctatttttttaaaataattttacgggttatattcaaattaatacgggaacctaatttttttggatatatctacgggtcttatatttttactcatatattagtaaagttgtttattttttttataattttacaagttatagtcatatattaatatagggacataatctttcgtgtgaattctacgggacctatgtttttctttttttttttagactaacaacaaacaatattcatttattcaagtaagtagagtacgtgtgaatctgcactgaatctgaatcgGAACAAATCtacaaatctgaacaaaacaaacattgtactacaacggaattaaaccggacaccgtaccaagacgcgaactcaagacaaaaaaactctgcactaagacgggattaaaacaacatcagacaagaacaacaaaagaaaactcaaatgaaacataagaatgtgtgaaaaatcacttatttaaataaaaaaaaatataaaacaatcaaaaaggggtgattttagatcaaaattgatccaaaatcacccctcattGAAAGATGAACgagaataaaaagcaaaaagtagggtttactatgttgttgttgtggggcggctatgaaaaagcaaaaagtggcatatgttttttctcttattaataagatttcatgttctttaataatttatgtaggactatatatatttatactcatcaattaataagataaccttttttttttttatttgtacgagacttataattttaatcatatattaataaagttgtttattatttataattttacgggttatatcaaatattaatacaaggacctaattattttgttcatttttacgagccatattttttttattaatatattaataaggttgctcattcttgacatatatttatactcatgcattaacagaaggatataatcttttttttgtgatttctgcggtgcctgtgtttttttttgaacaaactaaaatgaattttattattaataatgagtcctgattgacacaaggtgtgccaaacaaaacaacaacagtttatatcatacacgtacgtagggcctatgtttttactcttattaataaaatttacagtttttaactattttttgtgaacttaaatttatactcatatattaatatacgataacctgatcttctatgtggtttatgcgggacctatgttttttactcatattaatacgattaatacgtttgtccgttcttttataacatatacggaacctataaaatactcatatattaatatggaaacttttttttttgtgatttatacggggcttatacttttatttatatattaattaagttgcccattttgttttacaattttacgggttatactcatatttaatacggtgacctaattattttgatgatttttgtgagacctatattttcactaacatattaacaaggttacctatttttaataattttaaaaggatatatttatactcatatatttaatacagagacctaattttttggtggtttttacaaggcctgtgtttttactaatatattaataaggtaacctatttttccatgatttctacattatcatttatattcaaatattaatacggagacataaggtttttttgtgatagttttaccattgttctttttctatttttttaccaaatattatatctttctatttttttaatcttttaatctacttcccaataaattactattttatgttatcaagtgaagttttcaattttttactattttttttagacctatatttataattatatattaatacgagatcttaatcttttgtgtgatttctggggacctatgcgtttttttttttgatacatggggacctatgtgttttactcatattaataagtttgcccattcttttataacatctgcgggacctatatttaaactcatatattaatatgaaaacttttttgtttgtgtggtttctacgggacttatacttttaattatatattaattaagttgtttgaaacaaaaataaaataaaaattaagttgtctattttttttacaatttttctggttatactcatatttaatacgatgacctaattattttgatgactgtggcgagacctatcctatattttcactaacattttaatatgattgcctattttttaataatttttacgggactatatttatattcatatattaatacatggacataagttttttttgtgatttttcaacatctatgtttttactaatatattaataaggtagcctattttttttcttcataatttctacattatctatatttatattcctaaattaatacggagacctaaagtttttttgtgatggttttaccattgttctttttctattttttttaccaaatattatatcatttcatcttaccaagtgaggagcggcaacgtcgcgactcccgtgcggacgcacgggtgtcctgctagttCTTATAAGAGGAAATCATGATTATTGAGTAAGGAGGGCCTGACCCAAAAATGTATTAAGTAAGGATGGCATAACTCATAATGTATTGAGTACGGTCGGCTAAGGTGCGGTTAATGTATGAGAGTCTTTTAGTTAAAATTAGACCGTTCAAATTTAAAtgtagttttaaatttttaaatataaaaagtttgACCTTGAAATTTGAATCGAATGATATTAATTTGAATCGAATTTTTATTTAGCATGTGGTTGTGAGTTATGAATTATGATCATTCttatttctctaaaaaaatgGAGAGTTCAATTTTGGAGAGATTAGAGACATATACAAAAAAGTtagaattattttcatttttcaaaagaaatagaGAGCTCAATTTGGTAAGAGATACacacaaataaatttaaaaatatgtttaaaaatGAGATACCCACCACCCATTTCATCTTTTATAAAAGAACTCAAGTCAATCaatgtaaattttaatatggaccaCATTTTTTGGTGGTATCATgaatccattttaaaaaatatttgaaattttaacaaTGATACACATCATTGTTTGAAAATATAAGTTAAATGACCATCTTCAGTTTTACGATTAAGataaatgatttaatttatatcgttttgattaaaacaataaaaaataaaaatataatccaTATTAAACTCATGTCAATTATACTAGTGTTTTAATTATAAAGACGagataaatcatatatatatatatggggttttctaacttagaccctagttaggtctaagttagcaaggtgcaccttttgagttggacaaaaatatccatttttttttttgaaacaatggggcatgtatgtaatttgcatcataaaatagCGCGCCCCCATGTCTTCTCGCGCCCCccatgcaacaacaacaactattacattttttaaatttcttccaaatttcgacctcattttacgtgcgaatcgaacaccgatttcaaaaaataataccggaaacttttgtaaaattgaaaaacgatcaaaatccatataaggaacgtcgagtttcgttgagtattgagggagatcgaaccgggtaaaaaaccgggtcgcacgacccgtttctgcgtAAAACGGGTGGaggggacgatgaacagtgcgcgtcgcccacgcccactctcaccggcggcgcgtgggggcgcgtgcggcctcagggaggctctatttgttttttagtttttcataataaaatagtagataatattctggaaattttggtatattttatgaaatttttggagacctgaaactatttttagttaattaaatgagtaaacaggtaattaaaaatattataattctgtaaaaaatttccaaaattttatgtaaagtactatgaattatttagaaccttcttgtgtacctcactctccctagttcaagtcatgaaattattttcacaaatccCGCTGATTaaaccatttaacaataataatgattttacagagttgtactctgaaaccaattttttttttatttgtttctaataaaatagtagataatattctgaaccttttggtatattttattaaatttttggagacctgaaactatttttagttaattaaatgagataaaacggtaattaaaaactattgtttgcttctgaaaccattttactggtagaatggttgcacatagttgtattctgaaaccattttactggtagaatggtttcggtgagtaatttattaattgtgtttgcttctgaaaccatttagctggtacaatggtttcagagagttttactctgaaaccattttgctggtagaatggtttcagtaagttgattcttagttatttgcttctgaaaccatttagcttgtagaatggtttcagagagttgtactctgaaaccattttcctggtagaatggtttcagtgagttgatgtaaggtagtgaaaaatgagattaaggtagtgaaaaattgggttttttttttctttgtccaaatcaaacgaaccaagtctctatttgtagacaaaaaaaaattatgaattttggtataaaaataaaaaaataaaaaattaatttacaacgaaataattgagtttaaagtattaaattgGAAAAAAACAGGCGAGCCACCAGGAACTGACACGTGTCCCTGCAATTGTCaaaaaattttctctctccccCCGCGCGTGTGTTGCACGCGCCTGTTTTTTGTGGCTTACAGcttgccacgtgtcctgggggtgggaaaagaaatGGGGGCGCGTGTGAAATAGcggaaaattacagaaatgcctctgttgctctattctttcaaaaattaaaaaaatgggtatttttgtccaactcaaaaggtgcaacttgctaacttagacccaactgggtctaagttagcagccccctttATTGTTTACCTCAGTTGATGGGTACTAGtacatcacatatattatgcagaAGTCGGGATTCAAAtctctacttattcacctttaaagttaaattttaagccactaggctactagacaaaaaataaataataaaaaaaaacaattttcttgttataatttttcccaaaaatcatttttttttataagcttctCAAAAATCATttagttaaaattcttattggagtattttataattgtaaaacgtttaatcaaattttattaccTTAACTTTTATTTTGGCATACcaaaaactattattttctaGAGCGttcttttagaaaaattgaatctacaaaaatttctttcatttcatttacGAATCATATGTCGTGATTAGTTCAACACATAATTTTTTCTCTAAAGAATCATCCTCACAACTAAAAAGTTATTAATACAGAATGACATTATTTTTTACTATAGAATGACATATTTTATATAACTAGATATAAAATTgatatttgtcttttttttgaACATAAACGAAAAAATGTTGTAGAGGGAGAGAAGTTAAGTaataaattggaaaaaaattcaaatagtaAATGAGATTATGAAAAGTGATAAATAGtgtgtttaatttaattaatggtGGGAAGGGAGATTAATCATTCTAAATGTCCGGTCCCACTAAAAGCGAGTGTACCTTTTATCACGAGTAACAAGAGTTTGTCGATCTTCAGGGATTGTTTACTTTAAACCAAGGCAATTATGAACATTACTTGAAACAAATGTAAAAATGATCGGGGAAAAGAGTTTTTGAATTATCAATCACTTAACACAAATTGAATTGAAAGATTTTTTTGAAACTCAGGTAGTAAAAGTTAggttgaattttgaaaaaaaaaatataattcctttaacATGAAAATCAATGGTAATTCACCTTCCTATAATGTGAATTCCTCAAATGTTATGATTGGATTGACTACGGTGATGAACATCAGAAGAATATCAATATATTGATTGCTAGAACATATGACTTATTCAACTCCTATGTGAAATTTAGGTTATGCTAAGTAATTAGGATTAAGATATAATTGGATTGAAATTATATAtttctttgtctttttttaaacaaagaaaTTATATATTTCTTGTTTCTCATGTAAGGTTGATTTGATGTATCAGATTCTTATGAAATTATTTGTTGTTTCTTGCATTGAGTTTTCTTACTTATTCAAATTTAGGTCAAGTAATTAGAATGATTGAATtgatattatgttttttttattgtttctcaCATCGAttaaatgtgtttttattttcaatttctaagATTGGACAACAACAAATTTAgattagagaaaaaaaagtagtaatAACGTAATAAGCATTATTGACTTCATTATATTTGTGAAGATTTGTCGTGATGCGTGGTTCAACGGAGGTGGCCTGCTTCATCTACAAATATCATCGACATTTTAGCTTATCTATAAAGATTATGGATAGTTAAACAATCAAATATACGCCGTAGTTTCTTGGACTGTCCATCAAACATTATGACAACCCTAATAAAATCCAATAACATCTTCAACTAACTCATGCAAATTCGATTGATTGTTTACGGTTGAACTTGGCTACGAATCGATTTTGCATTAGTTAATTCCATCTTTTGTTGATCATAATGCAACTTGTAATTAAATACTTCTAATTAGGCATATAACAGCCTCCAAGCCTATTTCGACTTGGTAGCCATGGTCGTCCGACTTACATTAGTTGATTCCAACGTCAACAGACAGTTGATAGTCATCTCTTCCTATGACTGATTCTTGTATAATGAGCATCTCTTCCTAGAGAGCAAACTATGATTCATCTCAGCAATCAAATAGTTTTACTTTTTACCTACAAAGATTGATATATAGTCCTACAAAAACTACTACTGCATGAATGAGGGAGTACGATTTCTAGGACACTTTAACAATATGAATTGCCGGATCTTAAATGGCCGTTGAGATTTATCActgtgtaaaattaatttaacgGGAAATTCAGATCCATGGTTAAGGGCAGCCTAATTCAAAAAAGTATTGAGTACAGTCCCATGATTGAGTAAGGACGGATTAACTCAGAAATGTATCGCGTACAGTTGGCTAAGCTGCAGACAATTTATGAGTCGTCGGTTAAAATTAGATGGTTCAAATTTATATGcagttttaacttttttaatataaaaatttcaaccTTTTAAATCTAAATCGTTCAATTTGGATCGCTTTAACTCAACGTCAATTATGTCACTGTTTTTTGGTCATAAAAACCAGAAAAATCATATACtccataatttttgtttttaaaaaatattattgatagcCGTTataatttctaataattttaaacATCGATTCACAATGGACCACTTGTCTCCCGTAGCACTCACCCCTATAACTCAAAGGAAAAGACACATAACTTTGCCTAATGATCACTCATATGAGATGTTTGATGGCTTTTTTTTCGCATGTTTCTAGAGTTGTGAACCAAAGGTGCATGCATGTGTGTGGTTGAGGGATCATATATATGAACCTGCATGAATATGATATAATCGACTCTTTGTGTGTTATAACGTTGAATGggaaattctatggtacatctATCAAATTTCCAAAGTCGAGTGTATTCATTGTTAATCAATTGATCAAGTTTCAATACTAATATTTATAACGTTACTTGTAACTATTTTTCTCTTATCTACGCGTTCTCTCAAGAATTGTAATAAATACTACAACGATGAAATTGTTCTCTCATTCAAGTCTTAAAAAAATTGCTAACCTTGCCGTCTACTTGTGAAGCTCATAACAAATAAAATCTGAACCAAATATATGGAAATAAATGACAGTACCTTTATTATTTACTTGAAGCCACAAATGACTGATTCTTGTATAATGAGCATCTCTTCCACAGAGAGCAAAGCAAACTATGATTCATCTCagcaatcaaataattttaccTACAAAAATTGATATAGTCCTATCTATCTATGCAGCAGATAGAAGAGCAGATTCTGCAAATGAGTTAGATCCATTATTAGGAGCACCTTTTATGTTGAGAATAGAAGTAACCA
This portion of the Trifolium pratense cultivar HEN17-A07 linkage group LG3, ARS_RC_1.1, whole genome shotgun sequence genome encodes:
- the LOC123915568 gene encoding cytidine deaminase 1-like, which translates into the protein MDRPVFTISPTEAKSMAESSSLTLPQLLPSLVTSAQSLARPPISNFRVAAVGLSQSGRILIGVNIEFPGLPLHHSIHAEQFLLTNLFLNNETNLHSFAVSAAPCGHCRQFLQELRGASDIQIIVTSESDPKFTSLSQFLPYRFGPHDLLPENAPLLLEPRNNGLKLKKKLANGVCNGNTVNEKLKIAALEALNKSHAPYSDSPSGVAILDCNGKIYKGCYVESAAFNPSLGPLQVAVVAFIAGGGGEYDEIVGAVLVEKDGAVVKQEGTVKLLLEAISPKCELQTFLCSYDQLN